Proteins from one Planctomyces sp. SH-PL62 genomic window:
- a CDS encoding glycosyltransferase family 4 protein, protein MNRTSEVRKIAFIGDYLPRKCGIATFTHDLCTSTATQFPSADCFVVPVNDLAGGYDYPPEVRFEIEEQELDSYLRAADFLNFSNADVVCLQHEYGIFGGPAGSHIVRLLRNLRMPIVTTLHTVLKDPDANQRRVMDEILELSARVIVMSERAKAFLLDVWKTPESKIDLIPHGIPDMPFVDPAFYKDQFGVEGKHVALTFGLLSPNKGIEYMLEAMPAILEEFPNFVYIVLGATHPNLVREQGERYRISLERLARKLGIRENVSFYNRFVELPELIEFIGVADIYVTPYLNPAQITSGTLAYAFGCGKSVVSTPYWHAEELLADGRGVLVPFADSQALSTAIRDLLRDDSRRHAIRRRGYMMGREMIWSRVAHQFVESFQHARRSRLDVPIKPLAVRTLAEQPLDLPGWRLDHLARMSDSAGMIQHATFTIPNFAEGYCTDDNARALLLTVLLEQLGQNSPQTARLASTYAAFLNYAFDPARGRFRNFMSFDRRWLEDVGSDDSHGRAIWVLGACVHRSRRHDLQFWASHLFDQALPGLLETTSPRAWAFGLLGVCHYLQRLAGARPASQARDLLTQKLLRLHEAVADDGWRWLEDRLTYDNARLSHSLIASARNGGPPEALKAGLDTLAWLVEHHKAPSGCFRPIGCNGFYVREGVRAQFDQQPVEAQAMVAACLEAYQATEDPAWLAEARRAFEWFLGGNDLGLELYDAKSGGCRDGLQEDRINQNQGAESTLAFLLSLAEMKLIESALSHQRQVQAP, encoded by the coding sequence ATGAACCGAACCAGCGAAGTCCGGAAGATCGCGTTCATCGGCGACTATCTGCCGCGCAAGTGCGGGATCGCCACTTTCACGCACGACCTCTGCACGTCCACGGCCACCCAGTTCCCGTCGGCCGACTGCTTCGTGGTCCCGGTCAACGACCTCGCCGGGGGGTACGACTACCCCCCCGAGGTCCGCTTCGAGATCGAGGAGCAGGAGCTCGACTCCTACCTCCGCGCGGCCGACTTCCTGAATTTCAGCAACGCCGACGTCGTCTGCCTCCAGCACGAGTACGGCATCTTCGGCGGCCCGGCCGGCAGCCACATCGTCCGGCTCCTTCGCAACCTGCGGATGCCGATCGTCACCACGCTGCACACCGTCCTCAAGGATCCCGACGCCAACCAGCGGCGGGTGATGGACGAGATCCTCGAGCTTTCGGCGCGGGTGATCGTGATGTCGGAGCGGGCCAAGGCGTTCCTGCTGGACGTCTGGAAGACGCCGGAGTCCAAGATCGACCTGATCCCCCACGGCATCCCCGACATGCCGTTCGTCGACCCGGCCTTCTACAAGGACCAGTTCGGCGTCGAGGGGAAGCACGTCGCCCTGACCTTCGGCCTGCTCTCGCCCAACAAGGGCATCGAGTACATGCTGGAGGCGATGCCGGCGATTCTGGAGGAGTTCCCGAACTTCGTCTACATCGTCCTGGGCGCGACCCACCCCAACCTCGTGAGGGAGCAGGGGGAGCGCTACCGGATCAGCCTGGAGCGGCTGGCGAGGAAGCTGGGCATCCGCGAGAACGTCAGCTTCTACAACCGGTTCGTCGAGCTGCCGGAGCTGATCGAGTTCATCGGCGTGGCCGACATCTACGTCACGCCCTACCTGAACCCGGCGCAGATCACCTCGGGGACCCTGGCGTACGCCTTCGGCTGCGGCAAGTCCGTGGTCTCGACCCCCTACTGGCACGCCGAGGAGCTGCTGGCCGACGGCCGCGGCGTCCTGGTGCCGTTCGCCGACTCCCAGGCGCTGTCGACCGCGATCCGCGACCTGTTGCGCGACGATTCGCGGCGTCACGCCATCCGGAGGCGGGGCTACATGATGGGCCGCGAGATGATCTGGAGCCGCGTGGCCCACCAGTTCGTCGAGTCGTTCCAGCACGCGCGGCGGAGCCGCCTCGACGTGCCGATCAAGCCCCTGGCCGTGCGGACCCTGGCCGAGCAGCCGCTGGACCTCCCCGGCTGGCGGCTCGACCACCTGGCGCGGATGAGCGACTCGGCCGGGATGATCCAGCACGCCACGTTCACCATCCCCAACTTCGCCGAGGGCTACTGCACCGACGACAACGCCCGGGCCCTGTTGCTGACGGTGCTGCTGGAGCAGCTCGGCCAGAACAGCCCCCAGACGGCCCGCCTGGCGTCGACCTACGCGGCGTTCCTCAACTACGCCTTCGACCCGGCGCGGGGGCGGTTCCGCAACTTCATGAGCTTCGACCGCCGCTGGCTGGAAGACGTCGGCTCGGACGACAGCCACGGCAGGGCGATCTGGGTCCTGGGCGCCTGCGTCCACCGCTCGCGCCGCCACGACCTCCAGTTCTGGGCCTCCCACCTGTTCGACCAGGCCCTCCCCGGGTTGCTGGAGACCACGTCACCCCGGGCCTGGGCGTTCGGGCTCCTGGGCGTCTGCCACTACCTCCAGCGGCTCGCCGGGGCGAGGCCCGCCAGCCAGGCCCGCGACCTGCTGACCCAGAAGCTCCTCCGCCTGCACGAGGCCGTCGCCGACGACGGCTGGCGGTGGCTGGAGGATCGCCTGACCTACGACAACGCGCGGCTCTCCCACAGCCTGATCGCCAGCGCCCGCAACGGCGGCCCCCCCGAGGCGCTCAAGGCCGGGCTCGACACCCTGGCCTGGCTGGTCGAGCATCACAAGGCCCCCTCGGGCTGCTTCCGCCCCATCGGCTGCAACGGCTTCTACGTCCGCGAAGGGGTCCGGGCCCAGTTCGACCAGCAGCCCGTCGAGGCCCAGGCCATGGTCGCCGCCTGCCTCGAGGCCTACCAGGCCACCGAGGACCCCGCCTGGCTCGCCGAGGCCCGCCGCGCCTTCGAATGGTTCCTGGGGGGCAACGACCTGGGCCTGGAGCTGTACGACGCCAAGTCCGGCGGCTGCCGCGACGGCCTCCAGGAAGACCGGATCAACCAGAATCAGGGTGCCGAATCGACCCTGGCCTTCCTCCTCTCGCTCGCCGAGATGAAATTGATCGAAAGCGCCCTCTCGCACCAACGCCAGGTCCAGGCGCCCTGA
- a CDS encoding glycoside hydrolase family 130 protein, with protein MDVSTTTTTTPATDEAAVACAQLRVDRTAIVLRPNNSRVVIRPFQPADDHRVERIIGRICALSEVEVERQFEEVMDEFRDRHQKIRRYFLQRYECVRHLMLTDQPVSEARRLLIGAYFTQEYAFESAALFNPSMVWAPDQSGLPEGSRRFIISLRATGEGHISSITFRSGVVDRGLRIQMDEPTRFVTAPEQIPDTLFDKVLFFRKLVELRIDGPFAEQVLETLEDQFTDEQLEAAIGLALHRARPRLHELEPLAQGMRTLVGANYEVAFEPELNVSERIIFPNSPTETNGIEDARFVEFRDDDGSITYYATYTAFDGKVVLPQILETKDFLRFKASTLNGPEVRNKGMALFPRKVNGLYAMLSRQDNENIFLMYSDMLHFWYTKVPIAKPTYAWEFVQLGNCGSPIETDAGWLVLTHGVGAMRKYAMGAFLLDKDDPSRLIGRLEHPLLEPNANEREGYVPNVVYSCGGVVHDGVLIIPYAMSDYASTFATIPVDDIIKAMV; from the coding sequence ATGGATGTTTCGACGACGACGACGACGACCCCGGCCACGGACGAGGCCGCCGTCGCCTGCGCGCAGCTCCGGGTCGACCGGACCGCCATCGTCCTGCGGCCCAACAACAGCCGCGTGGTGATCCGCCCCTTCCAGCCGGCCGACGACCACCGCGTCGAACGGATCATCGGCCGGATCTGCGCGCTCTCCGAGGTCGAGGTCGAGCGCCAGTTCGAAGAGGTCATGGACGAGTTCCGGGACCGCCACCAGAAGATCCGCCGGTATTTCCTCCAGCGGTACGAATGCGTCCGCCACCTGATGCTGACCGATCAGCCCGTCAGCGAGGCCCGCCGGCTGCTCATCGGGGCCTACTTCACCCAGGAGTACGCCTTCGAGTCCGCGGCCCTGTTCAACCCCTCGATGGTCTGGGCCCCGGACCAGTCGGGCCTGCCCGAAGGCTCGCGCCGGTTCATCATCAGCCTGCGGGCCACCGGCGAGGGGCACATCTCGTCGATCACCTTCCGCTCCGGGGTCGTGGACCGGGGCCTCCGGATCCAGATGGACGAGCCGACCCGGTTCGTCACCGCGCCCGAGCAGATCCCCGACACCCTGTTCGACAAGGTCCTGTTCTTCCGCAAGCTCGTGGAACTGCGGATCGACGGCCCGTTCGCCGAGCAGGTCCTGGAGACCCTGGAGGACCAGTTCACGGATGAGCAGCTCGAGGCCGCCATCGGGCTGGCCCTCCACCGCGCGCGTCCCCGTCTCCATGAGCTGGAGCCGCTGGCCCAGGGCATGCGCACCCTCGTCGGCGCCAACTACGAGGTCGCCTTCGAGCCGGAGCTGAACGTCTCCGAGCGGATCATCTTCCCCAACTCGCCCACCGAGACCAACGGCATCGAGGACGCCCGCTTCGTCGAGTTCCGCGACGACGACGGCTCCATCACCTATTACGCCACCTACACCGCGTTCGACGGCAAGGTCGTCCTCCCCCAGATCCTGGAGACCAAGGACTTCCTCCGCTTCAAGGCCAGCACCCTCAACGGCCCCGAGGTCCGCAACAAGGGGATGGCGCTCTTCCCCCGCAAGGTCAACGGCCTCTACGCCATGCTCTCGCGCCAGGACAACGAGAACATCTTCCTGATGTACTCGGACATGCTCCACTTCTGGTACACCAAGGTCCCGATCGCCAAGCCGACCTACGCCTGGGAGTTCGTCCAGCTCGGCAACTGCGGCTCCCCCATCGAGACCGACGCCGGCTGGCTCGTCCTCACCCACGGCGTCGGCGCCATGCGCAAGTACGCCATGGGCGCGTTCCTGCTCGACAAGGACGACCCCTCCCGCCTCATCGGCCGCCTCGAACACCCCCTGCTGGAGCCCAACGCCAACGAGCGCGAGGGCTACGTCCCCAACGTCGTCTACTCCTGCGGCGGGGTCGTCCACGACGGCGTCCTGATCATCCCCTACGCCATGTCCGACTACGCCAGCACCTTCGCCACCATCCCCGTCGACGACATCATCAAGGCGATGGTCTGA
- a CDS encoding glycosylase translates to MILPRRFEKLLLTPADVKPSREDFEVVGVFNPGVIRAGDEVVMLVRVAERPRETREGYTALPRWDADAGLTVDWVANDELRPIDPRVVERKADGLVRLTFTSHLQVVRLGDGRSVRETTDVRFVPEGEMEEFGVEDPRITELDGRFYFTYVSVSRHGACTSLASTADFRTFARHGVVFCSENKDVVLFPERIGGEFAAIHRPNPATPFNRPEMWIAHSPDLKHWGRHACLHGGGGSWETGRVGAGTPPVRVADGWLEIYHGNRRPTKPGEVGAYSTGALLLDLDDPSLVLARTPDSIFEPTADFERRGFVDDVVFPTGIVESPDGWLVYYGAADSSTAVVEFGRDDLRGSLVEV, encoded by the coding sequence ATGATCTTGCCCAGGCGATTCGAGAAGCTCCTGCTGACTCCCGCCGACGTGAAGCCCTCGCGCGAGGATTTCGAAGTCGTCGGCGTCTTCAATCCGGGGGTGATCCGGGCCGGGGACGAGGTCGTCATGCTCGTCCGGGTGGCCGAACGCCCGCGCGAGACGCGGGAGGGCTATACGGCCCTGCCCCGCTGGGACGCCGACGCCGGGCTGACAGTGGATTGGGTCGCGAACGACGAACTGAGGCCGATCGACCCCCGCGTCGTCGAGCGCAAGGCCGACGGTCTCGTCCGGCTGACGTTCACGTCGCACTTGCAGGTCGTCCGCCTGGGCGACGGCCGTTCCGTCCGCGAGACCACCGACGTCCGCTTCGTCCCCGAGGGCGAGATGGAGGAGTTCGGGGTCGAGGACCCCAGGATCACCGAGCTTGACGGGCGCTTCTATTTCACCTATGTGTCGGTGTCGCGGCATGGGGCCTGCACGTCGCTGGCGTCGACCGCCGACTTTCGGACCTTCGCGCGGCACGGCGTAGTCTTCTGCTCGGAGAACAAGGACGTGGTGCTGTTCCCCGAGCGGATCGGCGGCGAGTTCGCGGCGATCCATCGGCCTAACCCGGCGACGCCGTTCAACCGTCCCGAGATGTGGATCGCCCATTCGCCCGACCTGAAGCACTGGGGACGCCACGCCTGCCTCCACGGCGGCGGCGGCTCGTGGGAGACCGGCCGCGTCGGCGCGGGGACGCCCCCCGTCCGGGTCGCCGACGGCTGGCTGGAGATCTACCACGGCAACCGCCGCCCGACCAAGCCCGGCGAGGTCGGCGCCTATTCCACCGGCGCCCTCCTGCTCGACCTCGACGACCCATCGCTCGTCCTCGCCCGCACTCCCGACTCGATCTTCGAGCCGACCGCCGATTTCGAGCGCCGGGGGTTCGTCGACGACGTCGTCTTCCCCACCGGGATCGTCGAGTCCCCCGACGGCTGGCTCGTCTATTACGGCGCCGCCGACTCCTCGACCGCCGTCGTCGAGTTCGGGCGGGACGATCTGCGGGGGTCGCTGGTGGAGGTGTGA
- a CDS encoding Gfo/Idh/MocA family protein — protein sequence MTETDRDEVRVGVVGCGGFGLYALQQFVQVPGVRLVAMAGTAREASIAAAKRYGIPDVEAVDSLLAREDVDLVYISTPPFLHHDQAIRALRAGKHVVCEKPLAMTLEQADEMIAEARRADRLLTANLMQRYNPVYDAVSRLIADKVLGEPIHGFFENYASDENLGPGHWFWDRSKSGGIFIEHGVHFFDLFAGWLGEGRVVAAQRGLRPGSPTPIEEQVQCSVRYANDVLINFYHGFHQPGRMDRQELRIVFERGDVTLFGWIPTVVKVHAVADEAQTRALCDLFPGARLDCTTTYAPKDRSCAARHKSLDVYQTLELTWGEGVVKSHRYGELLRSVMADQVAWIRDRSHRRVITESNGRDSLGLACEADRLAQASA from the coding sequence ATGACGGAGACGGATCGGGACGAGGTTCGGGTCGGTGTGGTCGGGTGCGGGGGCTTCGGCCTCTACGCGTTGCAGCAGTTCGTCCAGGTTCCCGGCGTCCGGCTGGTGGCGATGGCCGGCACGGCCCGCGAGGCCTCGATCGCCGCGGCGAAACGGTACGGCATCCCGGACGTGGAGGCGGTCGATTCGCTCCTGGCCCGCGAGGACGTCGACCTGGTCTACATCTCCACGCCGCCGTTCCTGCACCACGACCAGGCGATCCGGGCCCTCCGCGCCGGCAAGCACGTCGTTTGCGAGAAGCCGCTGGCGATGACGTTGGAGCAGGCCGACGAGATGATCGCCGAGGCCCGCCGCGCCGACCGGCTGCTCACGGCCAATCTGATGCAGCGGTACAACCCGGTGTACGACGCCGTGTCGCGGCTGATCGCCGACAAGGTCCTGGGCGAGCCGATCCACGGCTTCTTCGAGAACTACGCGTCCGACGAGAATCTCGGCCCCGGGCACTGGTTCTGGGATCGCTCCAAGAGCGGCGGCATCTTCATCGAGCACGGCGTCCACTTCTTCGACCTCTTCGCCGGCTGGCTCGGCGAGGGCCGCGTCGTGGCCGCTCAGCGCGGGCTCCGGCCCGGCTCCCCGACGCCCATCGAGGAGCAGGTCCAGTGCTCGGTGCGGTACGCGAACGATGTGCTGATCAACTTCTACCACGGATTCCACCAGCCCGGCCGGATGGACCGGCAGGAGCTTCGCATCGTCTTCGAGCGCGGCGACGTCACGCTCTTCGGCTGGATCCCGACCGTCGTGAAGGTCCACGCCGTCGCCGACGAGGCCCAGACCCGGGCGCTCTGCGACCTCTTCCCCGGCGCCCGCCTGGATTGCACCACCACCTACGCCCCCAAGGACCGCTCCTGCGCCGCCCGCCACAAGTCGCTCGACGTCTACCAGACGCTCGAACTGACCTGGGGCGAGGGCGTGGTCAAGTCGCACCGCTACGGCGAGCTCCTCCGCAGCGTCATGGCCGATCAGGTCGCCTGGATCCGCGACCGCTCCCATCGCCGCGTCATCACCGAATCCAACGGCCGCGACTCCCTGGGCCTCGCCTGCGAGGCCGACCGCCTGGCGCAAGCCTCGGCGTGA
- the purE gene encoding 5-(carboxyamino)imidazole ribonucleotide mutase, whose product MNMNPEQNESPLVGVVMGSKSDWETMRHASELLTELGIPHETRVVSAHRTPDRLFAYGREAEGRGLELIIAGAGGAAHLPGMLAAITILPILGVPVESKMLKGIDSLLSIVQMPRGVPVGTLAIGASGAANAALLAAAILARKHPHVREALAAFRKAQTDAVGESPR is encoded by the coding sequence ATGAACATGAATCCAGAACAGAACGAGTCCCCCCTCGTCGGCGTCGTGATGGGGAGCAAGTCCGACTGGGAGACGATGCGGCACGCGTCGGAGCTGCTCACGGAGTTGGGGATCCCGCACGAGACTCGGGTGGTCTCCGCCCACCGGACGCCCGACCGGCTGTTCGCCTACGGCCGCGAGGCCGAAGGCCGGGGGCTGGAGCTGATCATCGCCGGGGCCGGCGGCGCGGCGCACCTGCCGGGGATGCTGGCGGCGATCACGATCCTGCCGATCCTGGGCGTCCCGGTCGAGAGCAAGATGCTCAAGGGGATCGACTCGCTCCTCTCGATCGTCCAGATGCCGCGCGGGGTGCCGGTCGGCACGCTGGCCATCGGGGCCTCGGGCGCGGCGAACGCGGCGCTGCTCGCGGCGGCGATCCTGGCCCGCAAGCACCCGCATGTCCGCGAGGCGCTCGCCGCGTTCCGCAAGGCCCAGACCGACGCGGTGGGAGAATCGCCCCGATGA
- a CDS encoding 5-(carboxyamino)imidazole ribonucleotide synthase, with translation MTSGEESNVLHPPASIAVVGSGQLGRMFIQAAQRMGYQAGVLSATAETPAAQVADWTVLGPPDHLPALRALADRASAVTVEFENVSATALRWLARRRIVRPGWRTLWVSQNRLREKTFLARHGIPHAPWRPVRTADELATAVRELGTPLILKTSDSGYDGKGQVLVERGADADSAWGSLGRTSCVAEGWVEFAAEASVVVARGRDGQAAAFPVGLNHHERHILASTMTPAPVGPVVAQEARETALAVAQALDAVGVLCVEFFLTSAGRLLVNEIAPRPHNSGHLTMEAALTSQFEQQVRALCGLPLGSCDLTSPAAMVNLLGDLWAGGEPNWARALRDPGVKLHLYGKRTAKPGRKMGHITVLDPSPEQALARALAAKQALTQN, from the coding sequence ATGACCTCCGGCGAGGAATCGAACGTCCTGCATCCCCCCGCGTCGATCGCGGTCGTCGGCAGCGGACAGCTCGGACGCATGTTCATCCAGGCGGCGCAGCGGATGGGCTACCAGGCCGGCGTGCTCAGCGCCACCGCCGAGACACCGGCCGCGCAGGTTGCCGACTGGACCGTGCTCGGCCCGCCCGACCACCTGCCCGCCCTCCGCGCCCTGGCCGACCGCGCGTCGGCCGTGACCGTCGAGTTCGAAAACGTGTCGGCCACCGCGCTCCGCTGGCTGGCCCGACGGCGGATCGTCCGGCCGGGCTGGCGGACGCTCTGGGTCAGCCAGAACCGGCTCCGCGAGAAGACGTTCCTCGCCCGCCACGGTATCCCCCACGCCCCCTGGCGCCCCGTTCGAACGGCCGACGAGTTGGCGACGGCCGTCCGCGAGTTGGGGACGCCCCTGATCCTGAAGACGTCGGATTCCGGCTACGACGGCAAGGGGCAGGTGCTCGTCGAGCGGGGCGCGGACGCCGACTCCGCCTGGGGAAGCCTGGGCCGGACCTCATGCGTGGCCGAGGGCTGGGTCGAGTTCGCCGCCGAGGCGTCCGTCGTCGTGGCGCGCGGGAGGGACGGCCAGGCCGCCGCCTTCCCCGTGGGCCTGAACCACCACGAGCGGCACATCCTCGCCAGCACCATGACCCCCGCCCCCGTCGGCCCGGTCGTGGCTCAGGAGGCGCGCGAGACGGCCCTGGCCGTGGCCCAGGCGCTCGACGCCGTCGGCGTGCTCTGCGTCGAGTTCTTCCTGACCTCGGCCGGCCGGCTCCTGGTCAACGAGATCGCCCCCCGACCCCACAATTCGGGCCACCTGACGATGGAAGCGGCCCTCACCAGCCAGTTCGAGCAGCAGGTCCGCGCCCTCTGCGGCCTCCCCCTCGGCTCGTGCGACCTGACCTCCCCGGCCGCGATGGTCAACCTGCTGGGCGACCTCTGGGCCGGCGGCGAGCCGAACTGGGCGCGGGCGCTCCGCGATCCCGGCGTGAAGCTCCACCTTTACGGCAAGCGCACCGCCAAACCCGGCCGCAAGATGGGCCACATCACCGTCCTCGACCCAAGCCCGGAACAGGCCCTCGCCCGCGCCCTGGCCGCGAAGCAGGCGCTGACACAGAACTAA
- a CDS encoding VWA domain-containing protein: protein MRFAQPVWLILLGFAVLPLVRERMRGRVAWPSLSGFVGGGAGASPWAWFAWLPAALQALAIGAIAVAAARPQTVGGVVRIAAKGVAIVVAMDQSSSMNTVDFPADRDTRRISRLEAARETFARFVEGRPEDLIGLTTFANYPDLACPPTLDHRFLIETAAAVRPARPGDDGTSIGDAIAWSLEALRLASPAKKVLILLTDGNDAPAVPNPLAPERAAELARDLGVTLHTIAVGREGGVVHGVDATGAPVVAEREGPNVELLERLAATTGGRSFRATDADALDAVFRTIDALEKSQIRDEVRTRYDERFAPWAAAAVGLLALDRLLACGRLRRLP from the coding sequence ATGCGATTCGCCCAACCGGTCTGGCTCATCCTGCTGGGGTTCGCGGTCCTGCCGCTGGTTCGCGAGCGGATGCGGGGGCGGGTCGCCTGGCCGAGCCTCTCGGGGTTCGTCGGCGGCGGGGCGGGGGCCTCCCCCTGGGCCTGGTTCGCGTGGCTGCCGGCGGCCTTGCAGGCGCTGGCGATCGGGGCGATCGCGGTGGCGGCGGCCCGGCCGCAGACGGTCGGCGGGGTGGTGCGGATCGCGGCGAAGGGGGTCGCGATCGTGGTCGCGATGGATCAGAGTTCGAGCATGAACACGGTCGACTTCCCGGCCGACCGCGACACCCGGCGGATCAGCCGGCTGGAGGCCGCGCGCGAGACCTTCGCGCGGTTCGTGGAGGGCCGCCCCGAGGACCTGATCGGGCTGACGACGTTCGCCAACTATCCCGACCTGGCCTGCCCGCCGACGCTCGACCACCGGTTCCTGATCGAGACGGCGGCGGCCGTGCGTCCGGCCCGGCCGGGGGACGACGGCACCAGCATCGGCGACGCGATCGCCTGGTCGCTGGAGGCCCTGCGGCTCGCCTCGCCGGCCAAGAAGGTGCTCATCCTTTTGACCGACGGCAATGACGCGCCGGCCGTGCCGAACCCACTCGCCCCCGAACGCGCCGCGGAGCTGGCCCGCGACCTCGGCGTGACGCTGCACACGATCGCCGTCGGCCGCGAGGGGGGCGTCGTCCACGGGGTCGACGCGACCGGCGCCCCGGTCGTCGCCGAGCGCGAGGGGCCGAACGTCGAGCTGCTGGAACGCCTGGCCGCGACCACCGGCGGCCGTTCCTTCCGCGCGACCGACGCCGACGCCCTCGACGCGGTCTTTCGCACGATCGACGCCCTGGAGAAAAGCCAGATCCGCGACGAGGTCCGCACCCGATACGACGAGCGGTTCGCCCCCTGGGCCGCCGCCGCCGTCGGCCTGCTGGCCCTCGACCGGCTGCTGGCCTGCGGACGCCTGCGACGACTCCCCTGA
- a CDS encoding VWA domain-containing protein has translation MDFENPQRLWLLLGLPALAVWSWRAARLRARGWRALGLWGRPPGDRSIEILIAAALLVLALARPRIGFASDEPIGPGQDVVLAFDVSRSMAAEDATPDRLGLAVETARGLVEALAREPANRAGVVAFAGRGVLRCPLTQNMGAVVDAMNRLRPGDVRPGGTDLGAAIDAAVDAFDPGEADEGRTILLFSDGEDHEGRWAHSLERALARGVVVHTVAIGDAEAGAPVPSGTPARPLIHQGEPVVSKRDDAALGAIAERSGGASIKLGLATADLGVLYQERIAPVALAHRRAARAAARPERFGLFLVASAGFLIAAGRPGDRGRRPRRSPRLAASASVLVLALLAPTQFGADGPPPAPGTAAEAVARGRADYDAGRFAEALAAFEEAAAKAPANPIPPYGAAATLYQIGRFPEALARYEAARERADAALRTRIDYALGNVALSLGDLPLAVQSYDACLRSKAPGADLDAVRRDAAVNRLFALEQLRNELSQQDEEKPEEAPNSAAPPDATPKASDAQPDDGPGDDPDGQPPDSADADPTDARASDRPSPRQRGGAGGDAAAPPGASPEDRLDAALEQIREARRRRLPDDQPPDDPRVDGKDW, from the coding sequence ATGGATTTCGAGAACCCCCAGCGCCTCTGGCTCCTGCTCGGCCTCCCCGCCCTGGCGGTCTGGTCGTGGCGAGCCGCGCGGCTGCGCGCCCGGGGCTGGCGGGCGCTCGGCCTGTGGGGGAGGCCGCCGGGAGATCGTTCGATCGAGATCCTGATCGCCGCGGCGCTCCTCGTCCTGGCCCTGGCGCGGCCTCGGATCGGGTTCGCGTCCGACGAGCCGATCGGGCCGGGGCAAGACGTCGTGCTCGCCTTCGACGTCAGCCGGAGCATGGCCGCCGAGGACGCCACGCCCGATCGGCTGGGCCTGGCCGTCGAGACGGCGCGCGGGCTGGTCGAAGCCCTGGCGCGCGAGCCCGCGAACCGCGCGGGGGTGGTCGCGTTCGCCGGCCGGGGCGTCCTCCGCTGCCCGCTCACCCAGAACATGGGAGCGGTCGTCGATGCGATGAACAGGCTCCGTCCCGGCGACGTACGGCCCGGCGGCACCGACCTGGGCGCGGCGATCGACGCGGCCGTCGACGCCTTCGATCCGGGCGAGGCCGACGAGGGCCGGACGATCCTCCTCTTCTCCGACGGCGAGGATCACGAAGGGCGGTGGGCGCATTCCCTGGAGCGGGCGCTCGCCAGGGGGGTCGTCGTCCACACGGTCGCGATCGGCGACGCCGAGGCGGGGGCGCCGGTCCCCTCCGGGACGCCCGCCCGCCCCCTGATCCACCAGGGCGAGCCGGTCGTCTCGAAGCGCGACGACGCGGCGCTCGGGGCGATCGCGGAGCGGAGCGGGGGGGCGTCGATCAAGCTCGGCCTGGCGACCGCCGACCTCGGGGTGCTGTACCAGGAACGCATCGCCCCGGTGGCCCTGGCGCACCGCCGCGCGGCGAGGGCCGCGGCGCGTCCCGAGCGGTTCGGCCTGTTCCTGGTCGCGTCGGCCGGATTCCTGATCGCCGCGGGCCGACCCGGCGACCGTGGCCGACGTCCCAGACGCTCCCCTCGGCTCGCCGCGTCCGCCTCGGTCCTCGTCCTCGCCCTGCTCGCCCCGACCCAGTTCGGCGCCGACGGCCCACCGCCCGCGCCGGGGACCGCCGCCGAGGCCGTCGCGCGGGGCCGGGCCGATTACGACGCGGGCCGCTTCGCCGAGGCCCTCGCCGCGTTTGAAGAGGCCGCCGCGAAGGCGCCCGCGAATCCCATCCCCCCCTACGGCGCCGCCGCGACCCTGTACCAGATCGGCCGCTTCCCCGAAGCCCTTGCGCGCTACGAGGCAGCCCGCGAGCGAGCCGACGCCGCGCTGCGGACCCGGATCGACTACGCGCTGGGGAACGTCGCGCTCAGCCTCGGCGACCTCCCGCTCGCGGTGCAGTCCTATGACGCATGCCTGAGATCGAAGGCCCCCGGCGCGGACCTCGACGCGGTCCGCCGCGACGCCGCCGTCAACCGCCTCTTCGCCCTGGAGCAGCTTCGCAACGAGCTTTCCCAGCAAGACGAGGAGAAGCCCGAGGAGGCCCCGAACTCGGCCGCCCCTCCCGACGCCACGCCCAAAGCGAGCGACGCCCAACCGGACGACGGCCCCGGCGACGACCCCGACGGCCAGCCCCCGGACTCGGCCGACGCCGACCCGACCGACGCCCGCGCGAGCGACCGCCCCAGCCCTCGCCAGCGCGGCGGCGCCGGCGGAGACGCCGCCGCCCCCCCCGGAGCCTCCCCCGAGGACCGCCTCGACGCCGCCCTCGAACAGATCCGCGAGGCCCGACGGCGACGACTCCCCGACGACCAACCGCCCGACGATCCCCGCGTCGACGGCAAGGACTGGTAA